The proteins below come from a single Streptococcus canis genomic window:
- the rpsB gene encoding 30S ribosomal protein S2 translates to MAVISMKQLLEAGVHFGHQTRRWNPKMAKYIFTERNGIHVIDLQQTVKLADQAYEFVRDAAANDAVILFVGTKKQAAEAVADEATRAGQYFINHRWLGGTLTNWGTIQKRIARLKEIKRMEEEGTFDLLPKKEVALLNKQRARLEKFLGGIEDMPRIPDVMYVVDPHKEQIAVKEAKKLGIPVVAMVDTNADPDDIDVIIPANDDAIRAVKLITAKLADAIIEGRQGEDADVAFEADTQAESIEEIVEVVEGDNA, encoded by the coding sequence ATGGCAGTAATTTCAATGAAACAACTTCTTGAGGCTGGTGTTCACTTTGGTCACCAAACGCGTCGCTGGAACCCTAAGATGGCTAAATACATCTTCACAGAGCGTAATGGTATCCACGTTATCGACTTGCAACAAACTGTAAAATTGGCTGACCAAGCTTACGAATTTGTTCGTGACGCAGCAGCAAACGATGCAGTTATCTTGTTCGTTGGGACTAAAAAACAAGCTGCTGAAGCAGTTGCTGACGAAGCAACTCGTGCAGGTCAATACTTCATCAACCACCGTTGGTTGGGTGGAACGCTTACTAACTGGGGAACAATCCAAAAACGTATCGCTCGTTTGAAAGAAATCAAACGCATGGAAGAAGAAGGAACTTTCGACCTTCTTCCTAAGAAAGAAGTTGCACTTCTTAACAAACAACGTGCTCGTCTTGAAAAATTCTTAGGCGGTATCGAAGATATGCCTCGTATCCCAGACGTCATGTACGTTGTTGACCCACATAAAGAACAAATCGCTGTTAAAGAAGCTAAAAAACTTGGTATCCCAGTTGTAGCGATGGTTGATACAAACGCTGATCCAGATGACATCGATGTTATTATCCCAGCTAACGATGACGCTATCCGCGCCGTTAAATTGATCACTGCTAAATTGGCTGACGCTATTATCGAAGGCCGTCAAGGTGAAGATGCAGACGTTGCTTTTGAAGCTGACACTCAAGCAGAGTCAATCGAAGAAATCGTTGAAGTTGTAGAAGGCGACAACGCTTAA
- a CDS encoding AAA family ATPase, translating to MDKVIRFQLLGTPRIFLNDEEQFFTFAKVDALLYYLAVNGSVSREMAASLLWENKNTQTAKKNLRNTIYQANKALQADVISCPNRNILLLNPSLDIRTDILPFLEAPLAHLPLYQGEFLQGFYLKSGEEFDLWVSKIRLQCEQLYLKACYQRIEEGLSLDAIEDTEEHLKQLIERDEFEERNYQLLMRLYQQGNRPSKVIETYYQLANVLDKELGIQPSLQSQQIYQEVFAKDRNERKIKHFLRNSNHFLGRIDEIKQLETYFANCLTCREVGALLLIGDTGIGKRTLARQVLANQTQTFQIVTAKCFREEAMDSLLPWRNILDGLGDLVIQHRLLTTKAWKAALKHCFPMATVFQGHSSQPFIKDHTSLLVSFIVDILQHLAEIKALVILIEDCHWMDEDSLTLLQRVMHQLVRYPIAFVLTKHLGTTPQLGLCLNALMSQGRLESIRLEPFNRQDSLAYINSQLGDQSVTEEEMEHLYQASQGIPFFLSEYTQALLRHEKFMPLTPAIKAKLGLKLANLSSRDDDLLNYLSCCRGPVPLNTLAQLLSLPLEEVIEIVDSLCHDYILVEESMGDEVLISFRQRIIQLYSYDRLSLSKRRLLHGQIAKRLEDLLPILTSSPHLLDDIAYHYKESRQVIKALEYNLNYLDATLPFQHELFPIYSKSIGLMEMSDRDNQRLMEQQFDKIRQSIADLELTYDNNRDFQQLLIRFSYLEGRYDIRTGKYQEGIKNIQKVIALATELNQTSFLLEGYRQLIHYCIQVENKPEMRYYTGLSLDAAVAANHFEAIAISLRLKGLYHLIIGELEEAEQLFQQSIDFFKVTQAVRSQYAIQIAAALDYLAEIAQIRCQFEKAIDYQTEAIALTENKPAELSVSIFYIGLGISYFYLGRFDQAEQVLTLAKEALVNHIYPWKETQLEIYLAMIHWKQGDYQSVLTLLNHKENLMSRYGNPRDKGLIFYLMAVVKYQLVVQGPALTAQQKERMTNLLSESFEYYYEIANANLNPYRDCHLVTELEDLRQQLFSKN from the coding sequence ATGGACAAGGTTATCAGATTTCAACTGCTTGGGACACCCCGAATTTTCCTCAATGATGAGGAACAATTTTTTACTTTTGCTAAAGTAGATGCTCTTCTTTATTATCTAGCTGTTAATGGATCTGTTAGCCGTGAGATGGCAGCTAGCTTGCTCTGGGAAAACAAGAACACGCAGACGGCAAAAAAGAACTTGCGAAATACCATTTATCAGGCTAACAAGGCTTTGCAGGCTGATGTGATTAGTTGTCCTAACCGTAATATCCTCCTCTTAAATCCAAGTTTGGATATTAGAACAGATATTCTCCCTTTTTTGGAGGCTCCGTTGGCTCATTTACCCCTTTATCAAGGGGAATTTTTGCAGGGCTTTTACCTTAAAAGTGGAGAAGAATTTGACTTGTGGGTCTCAAAGATTCGCCTCCAGTGTGAGCAGCTTTATCTTAAAGCCTGTTATCAAAGGATCGAAGAAGGGCTTTCTTTAGATGCTATTGAAGACACCGAAGAGCATTTAAAACAGCTGATTGAACGAGATGAGTTTGAAGAGAGGAACTATCAGCTCTTGATGAGGCTTTATCAGCAGGGGAATCGTCCTAGTAAGGTCATCGAAACTTATTATCAATTGGCTAATGTATTGGATAAGGAGTTAGGGATTCAACCGAGTTTGCAAAGTCAGCAGATTTATCAAGAAGTATTCGCTAAAGATCGTAATGAACGCAAAATCAAGCATTTTTTGCGCAATAGTAATCATTTTTTGGGACGCATTGATGAGATTAAGCAACTGGAAACCTATTTTGCCAACTGTTTGACCTGTCGAGAGGTGGGAGCTTTGCTTTTAATTGGTGATACAGGAATTGGGAAACGAACCTTGGCTAGACAGGTCTTAGCCAATCAAACCCAAACGTTTCAAATTGTCACAGCTAAATGCTTTCGTGAAGAAGCTATGGATTCCTTATTGCCTTGGCGCAATATTTTAGATGGTTTGGGAGATTTGGTGATTCAGCACCGCTTATTGACCACCAAAGCTTGGAAGGCTGCTCTTAAACACTGTTTTCCGATGGCAACCGTTTTTCAAGGACATAGTAGTCAACCTTTTATCAAGGATCACACCAGCTTGTTGGTTTCCTTTATTGTTGATATTTTGCAACATTTGGCAGAAATCAAGGCGCTGGTCATCCTTATTGAGGATTGTCACTGGATGGACGAAGACAGCTTGACCTTGTTGCAACGGGTTATGCATCAATTGGTCCGTTATCCGATTGCTTTTGTCTTGACCAAGCATCTAGGAACAACTCCTCAGTTGGGCCTTTGTTTGAATGCCTTGATGAGTCAGGGACGTTTAGAAAGCATTCGCTTGGAGCCTTTTAATCGGCAAGACAGTTTGGCTTATATTAACAGTCAGTTAGGGGATCAGTCAGTTACGGAAGAAGAAATGGAGCACCTCTACCAAGCCAGCCAAGGCATTCCTTTCTTCTTGTCAGAATACACTCAAGCCCTGCTGCGTCATGAAAAATTTATGCCTTTGACGCCTGCCATTAAAGCTAAGTTGGGGCTTAAATTAGCTAATTTGAGTAGCCGTGATGACGACTTGTTAAACTACTTGTCTTGTTGTCGGGGGCCTGTGCCTTTAAATACTTTGGCGCAGTTACTGTCGCTTCCGTTAGAGGAAGTGATTGAGATAGTGGATAGCCTCTGTCATGATTATATTCTGGTAGAAGAAAGCATGGGAGATGAGGTGTTGATTTCATTTCGTCAGCGGATTATTCAACTCTATAGTTATGACCGTTTATCTTTGTCAAAAAGGCGTTTATTGCACGGACAAATTGCCAAACGGTTAGAAGATTTGCTGCCTATTTTAACGTCAAGCCCTCACTTACTAGATGACATTGCTTACCATTACAAGGAATCACGGCAGGTGATTAAGGCTCTAGAATACAATCTTAACTATCTAGATGCTACCTTGCCATTTCAGCACGAACTGTTTCCTATTTACTCTAAAAGTATTGGTTTGATGGAGATGTCAGACCGTGACAACCAACGTTTAATGGAACAGCAGTTTGATAAGATTCGGCAAAGCATTGCTGATTTGGAATTGACTTATGATAATAACCGTGATTTTCAGCAGTTGCTCATTCGTTTTTCTTACCTTGAAGGCCGTTACGATATTCGTACAGGGAAGTATCAGGAAGGCATCAAAAACATTCAAAAGGTGATTGCTTTGGCGACCGAACTTAATCAGACATCTTTTTTGTTAGAAGGCTATCGCCAGTTGATTCATTATTGTATTCAAGTGGAAAATAAGCCTGAAATGCGTTATTATACAGGGCTTTCTTTAGATGCGGCAGTTGCTGCCAATCATTTTGAGGCCATTGCGATTAGTTTGCGTTTAAAGGGTCTTTACCATCTGATTATTGGGGAATTGGAAGAGGCAGAGCAGTTATTCCAACAGTCCATTGATTTCTTTAAGGTGACACAAGCAGTGCGGTCTCAATATGCTATTCAGATTGCTGCTGCCTTGGATTATTTAGCAGAAATTGCGCAGATTCGCTGTCAGTTTGAAAAGGCTATCGATTATCAAACAGAAGCTATTGCTTTAACCGAAAACAAGCCGGCCGAGTTGTCAGTCAGTATTTTTTACATTGGTTTAGGCATTTCTTATTTCTATTTGGGTCGTTTTGATCAGGCAGAGCAGGTCTTGACCCTTGCTAAAGAGGCCTTGGTCAATCATATCTATCCTTGGAAAGAAACCCAACTTGAAATTTATCTTGCCATGATTCATTGGAAGCAAGGGGATTACCAGTCAGTCTTGACCTTGCTTAATCATAAGGAAAACTTGATGTCTCGGTATGGTAATCCGCGAGATAAGGGCTTGATTTTCTATTTGATGGCGGTGGTTAAATACCAATTAGTGGTTCAGGGGCCTGCCTTGACTGCTCAGCAGAAAGAACGTATGACAAACCTACTGTCAGAATCCTTTGAGTATTATTATGAGATTGCCAATGCTAACCTCAACCCTTACCGAGACTGTCATTTGGTAACTGAATTGGAAGATTTGCGCCAGCAATTATTCTCTAAAAACTAA
- the hutG gene encoding formimidoylglutamase, translated as MLEDYYPSTTSYYHGAIDDDLYAAKWGMVMTFLDLNDSSLTPFEGTHFALIGFKSDKGVYINNGRVGAVESPAAIRTQLAKFPWHLGDQVMVYDVGNIDGPNRSLEQLQNSLSKAIKRMRDLNLRPIVLGGGHETAYGHYLGLRQSLAPSDDLAVINMDAHFDLRPYDQTGPNSGTGFRQMFDDAVAENRLFNYLVLGIQEHNNNLFLFDFVAKSKGIQFLTGQDIYRMGYQKVCQTIDRFLEGQERVYLTIDMDCFSVGAAPGVSAIQSLGVDPNLAVLVLQHIAASGKLVGFDIVEVSPPHDIDNHTANLAATFIFYLVQIMAQHS; from the coding sequence ATGCTAGAAGATTACTACCCATCTACCACCAGTTACTACCATGGTGCGATTGATGACGATTTATACGCTGCCAAATGGGGCATGGTCATGACCTTCCTTGACCTTAACGACAGCTCACTAACCCCTTTTGAAGGAACACATTTTGCCTTGATTGGCTTTAAAAGTGATAAGGGAGTTTATATCAATAATGGTCGTGTCGGAGCAGTCGAAAGTCCAGCCGCCATACGAACCCAGCTCGCCAAATTCCCTTGGCATTTAGGAGACCAAGTCATGGTTTACGATGTGGGAAACATTGACGGCCCCAACCGCTCTTTGGAACAATTGCAAAACAGTTTAAGCAAGGCCATCAAACGGATGCGTGACCTTAATCTCAGACCCATCGTCTTAGGAGGAGGCCACGAAACAGCCTACGGGCATTACTTAGGGCTTCGTCAAAGCCTAGCCCCAAGTGACGACCTAGCTGTCATCAACATGGACGCTCACTTTGATTTAAGGCCCTACGACCAAACAGGTCCCAATTCTGGCACCGGATTCCGCCAGATGTTTGATGATGCCGTTGCGGAAAATCGCCTCTTTAACTATCTCGTTTTAGGCATTCAAGAACATAACAATAACCTCTTCTTATTTGACTTTGTAGCAAAATCCAAGGGCATTCAATTTTTGACTGGACAAGACATTTATCGCATGGGCTACCAAAAGGTCTGCCAAACCATTGATCGTTTCTTAGAAGGGCAAGAAAGGGTCTACCTGACCATTGACATGGACTGCTTCTCAGTTGGTGCTGCGCCTGGGGTCAGTGCTATCCAGTCCCTCGGGGTGGACCCAAATCTTGCCGTCCTCGTCTTACAACACATTGCTGCCAGTGGAAAGTTAGTTGGCTTTGACATTGTTGAGGTCTCACCACCACACGATATTGACAACCACACTGCCAATTTAGCAGCCACCTTTATCTTTTACCTCGTACAGATTATGGCACAACATAGCTAA
- the hutH gene encoding histidine ammonia-lyase, producing MTRVIHLDGESLTLEDVIAIARQGVACRIDDSAVEAVNASRKIVDDIVNEKRVVYGVTTGFGSLCNVSISPEDTVQLQENLIRTHASGFGDPLPEDAVRAIMLIRINSLVKGYSGIRLSTIEKLVELLNKGVHPYIPEKGSLGASGDLAPLAHMVLPMLGLGKAYYKGELLSGQEALDKAGIDKISLAAKEGLALINGTTVLTGIGALATYDAIQLLKLSDLAGALSLEVHKGITSPFEENLHTIRPQSGQLATARNIRNLLEGSQNTTVATQYRVQDPYTLRCIPQIHGASKDSIAYVKSKIDIEINSVTDNPIICKDGHVISGGNFHGEPMAQPFDFLGIAISEIGNVSERRVERLVNSQLSKLPSFLVKYPGLNSGFMITQYACASLASENKVLAHPASVDSIPSCENQEDFVSMGTTAARKACEILKNSRRIVATEIMAACQALDLKPENHELGKGTKVAYDLFRKKVNFIEHDKDIEIYDELNKASAVIEDPSFLEAVEQAVELSIQF from the coding sequence ATGACAAGAGTGATTCATTTAGACGGCGAAAGCCTTACCCTCGAAGACGTGATTGCGATTGCTCGCCAAGGCGTAGCCTGTCGCATTGATGACAGTGCTGTTGAAGCTGTGAATGCCTCTCGTAAAATTGTTGATGACATTGTCAACGAAAAACGAGTCGTTTACGGGGTGACCACTGGTTTTGGATCCCTTTGTAACGTGAGCATTTCACCAGAAGATACGGTCCAACTCCAAGAAAATTTGATTCGGACTCATGCCAGTGGTTTTGGTGACCCATTGCCAGAAGATGCTGTGAGAGCCATCATGCTTATCCGTATCAACTCTCTCGTCAAAGGGTATTCTGGTATTCGCTTGTCCACCATTGAAAAATTAGTAGAACTGCTCAACAAAGGGGTTCACCCGTACATTCCTGAGAAAGGCTCTCTAGGGGCCTCAGGAGATTTGGCGCCACTTGCTCACATGGTGCTTCCTATGCTTGGCCTAGGGAAAGCTTACTATAAAGGCGAACTCCTTTCTGGTCAAGAAGCTCTTGATAAAGCTGGTATCGACAAGATTTCTTTAGCTGCTAAAGAAGGCTTAGCCCTTATCAACGGAACAACCGTTCTGACTGGCATTGGCGCCCTTGCGACCTATGATGCCATTCAACTATTGAAATTATCAGACCTGGCAGGTGCCCTTTCGCTTGAAGTGCATAAGGGCATCACTAGCCCATTTGAAGAAAACCTTCACACCATTCGCCCACAAAGCGGCCAGTTGGCAACAGCTCGCAATATCCGAAACCTCCTAGAAGGCAGCCAAAACACAACCGTAGCTACTCAATATCGTGTGCAAGACCCTTACACCTTACGCTGTATCCCTCAAATTCATGGGGCTAGCAAAGACAGTATTGCCTATGTCAAATCCAAAATTGACATTGAAATCAATTCTGTCACAGATAATCCAATTATCTGTAAAGATGGCCACGTTATTTCAGGAGGTAACTTCCACGGAGAACCAATGGCACAGCCATTTGACTTTTTAGGCATCGCCATTTCTGAAATCGGAAATGTTTCTGAACGCCGTGTGGAACGTTTGGTCAATAGCCAACTCAGCAAGTTGCCATCTTTCCTTGTCAAATACCCAGGTCTCAATTCAGGCTTTATGATTACCCAGTACGCCTGTGCCTCTCTTGCTTCTGAAAACAAGGTTTTGGCACATCCAGCCAGCGTGGATTCTATCCCATCTTGTGAAAACCAAGAAGACTTTGTCAGCATGGGTACCACCGCTGCTCGCAAGGCCTGCGAAATCCTTAAAAATTCTCGCCGCATCGTGGCTACTGAAATCATGGCAGCCTGCCAAGCCCTTGACCTCAAACCTGAAAATCATGAACTAGGTAAAGGGACTAAGGTTGCCTACGATCTCTTCCGCAAGAAAGTCAACTTTATCGAACACGATAAAGACATCGAAATCTACGATGAATTAAACAAGGCATCAGCAGTCATTGAAGACCCAAGCTTCCTCGAAGCGGTTGAACAGGCAGTTGAATTGAGTATCCAATTTTAG
- a CDS encoding APC family permease, with protein sequence MASNHMNEQEREQAKFSLSGATLYGINAVIGSGIFLLPRAIYKGLGPASIAVMFGTAILTIMLAVCFAEVSGYFGKNGGAFQYSKRAFGDFIGFNVGFLGWAVTIFAWAAMAAGFARMFIITFPAFEGWHIPISVGLIILLSLMNIAGLKTSKIFTITATIAKLIPIVAFSACTLFFIKNGLPNFTPFVQLEPGTDLLGAISNTAVYIFYGFIGFETLSIVAGEMRDPEKNVPRAILGSISIVSVLYMLIIGGTIAMLGSQIMMTNAPVQDAFVKMIGPAGAWMVSIGALISITGLNMGESIMVPRYGAAIADEGLLPAAIAKQNKNGAPLVAILVSGAIAIVLLLTGSFENLAKLSVVFRFFQYIPTALAVMKLRKDDPDAKVIFRVPFGPVIPILAVIISLIMIWGDNPMNFVYGAVGVIIASSVYYLMHGRKHQMDQMPPEEQI encoded by the coding sequence ATGGCGTCAAATCACATGAACGAACAAGAAAGAGAACAGGCTAAGTTTAGCTTAAGCGGTGCCACTCTTTACGGTATCAATGCCGTTATCGGCTCTGGTATCTTCCTCTTACCTAGAGCCATTTACAAGGGCCTTGGCCCTGCATCAATCGCTGTTATGTTTGGGACAGCTATTTTAACCATCATGCTGGCGGTTTGTTTTGCAGAAGTCTCTGGCTATTTTGGCAAAAATGGCGGAGCCTTCCAATATTCCAAACGAGCTTTTGGTGACTTTATCGGCTTTAACGTTGGCTTCCTTGGCTGGGCTGTTACCATCTTCGCTTGGGCAGCCATGGCAGCTGGATTTGCCAGAATGTTTATCATTACTTTCCCTGCTTTTGAAGGTTGGCACATTCCTATTAGTGTTGGACTGATTATCTTACTGTCCTTGATGAATATCGCTGGCTTGAAAACCTCTAAAATTTTCACCATCACAGCCACCATTGCTAAGTTAATTCCAATCGTTGCCTTCTCTGCCTGTACCCTTTTCTTCATCAAAAATGGGCTTCCTAACTTTACCCCCTTTGTTCAATTGGAACCAGGGACTGACCTCTTAGGGGCTATCTCCAATACTGCTGTTTATATCTTCTATGGCTTTATTGGTTTTGAAACCCTATCCATTGTCGCTGGGGAAATGCGTGACCCTGAAAAAAATGTGCCACGTGCTATTTTAGGATCAATCAGCATCGTCTCTGTCTTGTACATGCTGATTATCGGTGGAACTATTGCCATGCTTGGCTCTCAAATCATGATGACCAATGCACCTGTTCAAGATGCCTTTGTTAAAATGATAGGCCCTGCTGGCGCTTGGATGGTGTCAATCGGTGCTTTAATTTCCATTACAGGTCTTAACATGGGAGAATCCATCATGGTGCCTCGTTACGGTGCCGCCATTGCTGATGAAGGACTTTTACCAGCAGCTATTGCCAAGCAAAATAAAAATGGCGCACCACTCGTTGCTATCTTGGTTTCAGGAGCAATTGCTATTGTACTTCTACTCACTGGCTCATTTGAAAACTTAGCAAAACTCAGTGTTGTCTTCCGCTTCTTCCAATACATCCCAACAGCTCTAGCTGTTATGAAATTACGGAAGGACGATCCCGATGCTAAGGTGATTTTCCGAGTCCCATTTGGTCCTGTCATTCCAATTCTTGCCGTCATTATCAGTTTGATTATGATTTGGGGTGACAACCCAATGAACTTTGTCTATGGTGCAGTTGGTGTCATCATTGCAAGTAGTGTTTATTACCTTATGCACGGACGCAAGCACCAAATGGATCAAATGCCCCCTGAAGAACAAATCTAG
- a CDS encoding HutD/Ves family protein, whose protein sequence is MTKVTIKMPSDYLQTDWSGGKTNQLFLYPEKGDYGERTFSYRLSTATVALRQTTFTLLDGYHRILMTLDKPITLSDLSHAKEVSLTPFEPYAFEGDARIVSRGTCQDMNLIYDDHYQGQLLPIWSDTPFEAPKADCQLLYALSKLTYSVTNQMHQELEANHLLVIDQEASLSDLKICPNQTSPVRTPVAVWAGLWHKT, encoded by the coding sequence ATGACAAAGGTCACAATCAAAATGCCCTCTGATTACCTCCAAACCGACTGGTCTGGCGGCAAAACCAACCAATTGTTCCTTTATCCTGAAAAGGGAGATTATGGAGAGAGAACGTTCTCCTATCGTCTCTCAACTGCAACTGTGGCCCTACGACAGACAACTTTTACCTTACTTGACGGCTATCACAGGATCCTAATGACCCTAGACAAGCCAATCACATTAAGTGATTTGAGTCATGCCAAAGAGGTGTCCCTAACTCCTTTTGAACCCTATGCCTTTGAAGGCGATGCCAGAATCGTCAGTCGTGGAACCTGCCAAGACATGAATTTAATATATGATGATCATTACCAAGGACAGTTATTACCTATTTGGTCTGACACACCATTTGAGGCACCTAAAGCGGACTGTCAACTGCTTTATGCCCTAAGCAAGCTGACTTATTCTGTGACCAATCAGATGCATCAAGAACTTGAAGCCAATCACTTGTTGGTAATCGATCAGGAAGCCAGCCTTTCAGACCTAAAAATTTGCCCCAATCAAACAAGCCCCGTCCGAACGCCAGTAGCTGTTTGGGCAGGCTTATGGCACAAGACTTAG
- a CDS encoding formate--tetrahydrofolate ligase yields MVLSDIEIANSVTMEPISKVADQLGIDEEALCLYGKYKAKIDTRQLVALKDKPDGKLILVTAISPTPAGEGKTTTSVGLVDALTAIGKKAVIALREPSLGPVFGVKGGAAGGGHAQVVPMEDINLHFTGDFHAIGVANNLLAALIDNHIHHGNNLGIDSRRITWKRVVDMNDRQLRHIVDGLQGKVNGVPREDGYDITVASEIMAILCLSENISDLKARLEKIIIGYNYQGEPVTAKDLKAGGALAALLKDAIHPNLVQTLEHTPALIHGGPFANIAHGCNSVLATKLALKYGDYAVTEAGFGADLGAEKFIDIKCRMSGLRPAAVVLVATIRALKMHGGVQKTDLATENVQAVVDGLPNLDKHLANIQDVYGLPVVVAINKFPLDTDAELQAVYDACDKRGVDVVISDVWATGGAGGKELAEKVVALAEQDNQFRFVYDADDSIETKLTKIVTKVYGGKGINLSPAAKRELAELERLGFGNYPICMAKTQYSFSDDAKKLGAPTDFIVTISNLKVSAGAGFIVALTGAIMTMPGLPKVPASEKIDIDKEGNITGLF; encoded by the coding sequence ATGGTCTTATCAGATATTGAAATAGCCAATTCTGTCACTATGGAGCCTATCAGTAAGGTTGCCGACCAATTAGGCATTGATGAGGAAGCCCTCTGTCTCTATGGCAAGTACAAGGCAAAAATCGATACCCGTCAACTGGTCGCCTTAAAAGACAAACCTGATGGCAAACTCATTCTTGTCACTGCTATCTCACCAACACCAGCTGGTGAAGGCAAAACCACCACTTCTGTTGGATTGGTAGATGCCCTTACTGCCATTGGAAAAAAAGCAGTCATCGCCCTTCGCGAACCTTCTCTAGGTCCTGTTTTTGGGGTTAAAGGAGGAGCTGCTGGTGGTGGTCACGCGCAAGTTGTCCCAATGGAAGACATCAACCTCCACTTTACAGGGGACTTTCATGCCATCGGTGTCGCCAACAACTTATTAGCTGCCTTGATTGATAACCACATTCACCATGGCAATAACCTAGGTATTGATTCCAGACGTATCACTTGGAAACGTGTGGTGGACATGAATGACCGCCAGCTTCGTCATATTGTTGACGGTTTGCAAGGCAAGGTCAACGGAGTACCTCGTGAAGATGGTTATGACATTACCGTCGCCTCTGAAATCATGGCAATCCTGTGCCTATCCGAAAACATTTCTGACCTCAAAGCCCGCCTTGAAAAAATCATCATTGGTTACAACTACCAAGGTGAACCTGTAACAGCTAAAGACTTGAAAGCTGGGGGTGCCTTAGCAGCACTGCTCAAAGATGCCATTCACCCTAACCTCGTCCAAACCCTAGAACACACACCAGCCCTCATTCACGGCGGACCATTTGCTAATATCGCCCATGGCTGTAACAGTGTCCTAGCCACCAAACTAGCCTTGAAATATGGTGATTATGCCGTTACCGAAGCTGGATTTGGCGCTGACCTTGGAGCTGAAAAATTCATTGACATCAAATGCCGTATGTCAGGACTTCGTCCAGCAGCTGTTGTCCTAGTAGCCACTATTCGTGCCCTTAAAATGCATGGTGGCGTTCAAAAAACTGACTTGGCTACTGAAAATGTTCAAGCCGTTGTGGATGGCTTGCCTAACCTTGACAAACATTTGGCTAATATCCAAGACGTCTATGGCCTTCCAGTTGTTGTTGCGATCAATAAATTCCCACTTGATACCGATGCCGAATTACAAGCTGTCTATGATGCCTGCGACAAACGTGGTGTTGACGTTGTGATTTCTGACGTTTGGGCAACTGGCGGAGCTGGTGGTAAAGAACTAGCTGAAAAAGTCGTGGCCTTGGCAGAACAAGACAATCAATTCCGCTTTGTTTATGATGCAGATGATAGCATCGAAACCAAGCTAACTAAAATTGTCACTAAAGTTTACGGTGGTAAAGGCATCAACTTGAGCCCGGCAGCCAAACGTGAACTAGCAGAATTAGAACGACTCGGCTTTGGCAACTACCCAATTTGCATGGCCAAAACCCAGTACTCCTTCTCAGACGATGCCAAAAAGCTCGGCGCACCAACAGACTTTATAGTGACCATTAGCAACCTTAAAGTGTCCGCAGGAGCAGGATTTATCGTTGCCCTAACAGGTGCTATCATGACCATGCCTGGTCTTCCAAAAGTACCTGCCAGCGAAAAAATTGATATTGACAAGGAGGGCAACATCACAGGACTATTCTAA
- a CDS encoding cyclodeaminase/cyclohydrolase family protein codes for MNLVDLSLADFAKVLGSDAPAPGGGSAAALSGANGISLTKMVCELTLGKKKYADYQDIIEDVHANSTALQTSLLAAIDKDTEAFNLVSAVFDMPKETDEDKAARRTAMQKALKTAAQSPFEMMTLMVEALETTATAVGKSNTNAASDLGVAALSLKAGLQGAWLNVLINLSGIKDEDFVTDYRQKGQALLDKGCLLADDIYKQILEIVLK; via the coding sequence ATGAATTTGGTTGATTTAAGCTTAGCAGATTTCGCTAAAGTTCTTGGTTCAGATGCCCCTGCTCCAGGTGGTGGCTCTGCTGCTGCCCTCTCTGGCGCTAATGGCATTTCCTTGACCAAGATGGTCTGTGAATTGACCCTTGGTAAGAAAAAATACGCTGACTACCAAGACATCATCGAAGACGTTCATGCTAACAGCACTGCTCTACAAACTAGCTTGCTTGCAGCCATTGACAAAGACACCGAAGCTTTTAACCTAGTTTCTGCTGTTTTCGACATGCCAAAAGAGACTGACGAAGATAAAGCTGCCAGACGAACTGCCATGCAAAAAGCTTTAAAAACAGCTGCGCAATCACCTTTTGAGATGATGACCCTCATGGTCGAAGCACTCGAAACCACTGCAACAGCTGTTGGCAAGTCCAATACGAATGCTGCTAGCGACCTCGGTGTAGCTGCTTTGAGCCTAAAAGCAGGCCTACAAGGCGCTTGGTTGAATGTCTTGATTAATCTTTCCGGCATCAAAGACGAAGACTTTGTTACCGACTATCGCCAAAAAGGGCAAGCCTTACTAGACAAGGGCTGTCTCTTAGCCGATGACATTTACAAGCAGATTCTTGAGATTGTTTTAAAATAA